From one Populus alba chromosome 17, ASM523922v2, whole genome shotgun sequence genomic stretch:
- the LOC118042946 gene encoding UPF0481 protein At3g47200 isoform X2, with protein MKNDVEQARASNMEDDESSAPNKGKVIDVGSDSDIDKDINNLSASNKGKDTASTSTISNPELKIEMTSRILEQLHDKMEGMTSQQDRADCCIYRVPKSLRGVNWKAYTPLLISIGPLHRETKRIEAMQNHKWRCFKEFTEQDGMNEEKIRDLVISIQNKEKYIRICYSEKFNRISSCDFIEMILLDAVFIIKFLNEYQQPNHFEPRMMFDIREDLILLENQLPLSIIRDIYQEINRDLQDATWESFLDLVTYVFGKHTGDIATFHFEKHKFSQVAETRQIVKGSKHFTDLLRSFMLKGSIERTYSFNPIKLKYSAVMLRKAGVKFQVTQDKCLVNIIFEKGVLKIPQLEVDHSFERLVRNIMALEQCCYQREAYVCSYIKFMDHLIDSAEDVGLLVRKGIILHWLGDDAAVSNVINNFCENIGNNYTCFGDISQEINSHYESRFNHTKATLKLVYFANIWRGTATVAAAILLILTFIQTISSVKSL; from the coding sequence ATGAAAAACGATGTTGAACAGGCAAGGGCATCAAACATGGAAGACGATGAGTCAAGTGCTCCAAACAAGGGAAAAGTTATTGATGTAGGAAGTGATTCAGACATTGATAAGGATATTAACAACTTAAGTGCTTCAAACAAAGGAAAGGATACAGCAAGTACCTCAACTATTTCAAACCCGGAACTCAAAATCGAGATGACTAGCAGGATTTTGGAACAGCTGCATGATAAGATGGAAGGGATGACCTCTCAACAGGACCGGGCTGATTGCTGTATATACAGGGTGCCCAAATCGCTTCGAGGCGTAAATTGGAAAGCCTACACTCCACTACTGATTTCAATAGGTCCTCTTCACCGCGAGACTAAAAGAATAGAGGCCATGCAAAATCATAAATGGAGATGTTTCAAAGAGTTTACTGAACAGGATGGGATGAATGAGGAGAAAATCAGGGATCTTGTGATCAGCATTCAGAATAAAGAAAAGTATATCCGAATCTGCTATTCAGAGAAATTCAACCGAATCAGTAGCTGTGATTTCATAGAGATGATCTTGCTGGATGCTGTTTTCATCATCAAGTTTTTGAATGAGTATCAACAGCCTAATCATTTTGAGCCCCGGATGATGTTTGACATACGAGAAGACTTGATTCTACTTGAAAACCAACTACCTTTATCCATCATTCGGGATATATATCAAGAGATCAATCGTGATCTCCAAGATGCAACGTGGGAATCTTTTCTTGATCTTGTTACCTATGTTTTTGGAAAGCACACAGGCGATATTGCTACGTttcattttgaaaagcacaAGTTTTCACAAGTAGCAGAAACCAGACAGATTGTAAAGGGAAGCAAGCATTTCACTGATTTACTAAGGAGTTTTATGCTGAAGGGATCCATTGAACGAACTTATAGCTTTAATCCTATCAAGCTGAAATATAGTGCGGTCATGCTTCGCAAGGCAGGAGTCAAGTTTCAGGTCACCCAAGACAAATGCCTGGTCAACATAATATTTGAGAAAGGAGTGTTGAAAATACCACAGTTGGAAGTTGATCACAGCTTCGAACGTCTTGTACGAAATATCATGGCCTTGGAGCAGTGCTGCTACCAGCGAGAAGCTTACGTATGCAGTTACATTAAGTTTATGGATCATCTTATCGACAGTGCAGAAGACGTGGGTTTGCTAGTCCGAAAGGGAATCATTCTCCACTGGCTAGGTGACGATGCCGCAGTTTCAAATGTGATTAACAATTTTTGCGAAAATATTGGTAACAATTACACTTGTTTTGGTGATATCTCTCAAGAGATAAATTCCCACTATGAGAGCCGCTTTAACCATACGAAAGCAACcttgaaacttgtatatttCGCCAATATTTGGAGAGGTACGGCAACTGTTGCAGCAGCTATCCTGCTCATCCTCACTTTCATACAGACTATAAGTTCCGTAAAATCGTTATAA
- the LOC118042946 gene encoding UPF0481 protein At3g47200 isoform X1: MYRHSPLISVLRLEKDKFTARASNMKNDVEQARASNMEDDESSAPNKGKVIDVGSDSDIDKDINNLSASNKGKDTASTSTISNPELKIEMTSRILEQLHDKMEGMTSQQDRADCCIYRVPKSLRGVNWKAYTPLLISIGPLHRETKRIEAMQNHKWRCFKEFTEQDGMNEEKIRDLVISIQNKEKYIRICYSEKFNRISSCDFIEMILLDAVFIIKFLNEYQQPNHFEPRMMFDIREDLILLENQLPLSIIRDIYQEINRDLQDATWESFLDLVTYVFGKHTGDIATFHFEKHKFSQVAETRQIVKGSKHFTDLLRSFMLKGSIERTYSFNPIKLKYSAVMLRKAGVKFQVTQDKCLVNIIFEKGVLKIPQLEVDHSFERLVRNIMALEQCCYQREAYVCSYIKFMDHLIDSAEDVGLLVRKGIILHWLGDDAAVSNVINNFCENIGNNYTCFGDISQEINSHYESRFNHTKATLKLVYFANIWRGTATVAAAILLILTFIQTISSVKSL; the protein is encoded by the exons ATGTACAGACACAGTCCTCTGATCTCCGTCCTCAG ACTGGAAAAGGATAAATTTACTGCAAGGGCTTCAAACATGAAAAACGATGTTGAACAGGCAAGGGCATCAAACATGGAAGACGATGAGTCAAGTGCTCCAAACAAGGGAAAAGTTATTGATGTAGGAAGTGATTCAGACATTGATAAGGATATTAACAACTTAAGTGCTTCAAACAAAGGAAAGGATACAGCAAGTACCTCAACTATTTCAAACCCGGAACTCAAAATCGAGATGACTAGCAGGATTTTGGAACAGCTGCATGATAAGATGGAAGGGATGACCTCTCAACAGGACCGGGCTGATTGCTGTATATACAGGGTGCCCAAATCGCTTCGAGGCGTAAATTGGAAAGCCTACACTCCACTACTGATTTCAATAGGTCCTCTTCACCGCGAGACTAAAAGAATAGAGGCCATGCAAAATCATAAATGGAGATGTTTCAAAGAGTTTACTGAACAGGATGGGATGAATGAGGAGAAAATCAGGGATCTTGTGATCAGCATTCAGAATAAAGAAAAGTATATCCGAATCTGCTATTCAGAGAAATTCAACCGAATCAGTAGCTGTGATTTCATAGAGATGATCTTGCTGGATGCTGTTTTCATCATCAAGTTTTTGAATGAGTATCAACAGCCTAATCATTTTGAGCCCCGGATGATGTTTGACATACGAGAAGACTTGATTCTACTTGAAAACCAACTACCTTTATCCATCATTCGGGATATATATCAAGAGATCAATCGTGATCTCCAAGATGCAACGTGGGAATCTTTTCTTGATCTTGTTACCTATGTTTTTGGAAAGCACACAGGCGATATTGCTACGTttcattttgaaaagcacaAGTTTTCACAAGTAGCAGAAACCAGACAGATTGTAAAGGGAAGCAAGCATTTCACTGATTTACTAAGGAGTTTTATGCTGAAGGGATCCATTGAACGAACTTATAGCTTTAATCCTATCAAGCTGAAATATAGTGCGGTCATGCTTCGCAAGGCAGGAGTCAAGTTTCAGGTCACCCAAGACAAATGCCTGGTCAACATAATATTTGAGAAAGGAGTGTTGAAAATACCACAGTTGGAAGTTGATCACAGCTTCGAACGTCTTGTACGAAATATCATGGCCTTGGAGCAGTGCTGCTACCAGCGAGAAGCTTACGTATGCAGTTACATTAAGTTTATGGATCATCTTATCGACAGTGCAGAAGACGTGGGTTTGCTAGTCCGAAAGGGAATCATTCTCCACTGGCTAGGTGACGATGCCGCAGTTTCAAATGTGATTAACAATTTTTGCGAAAATATTGGTAACAATTACACTTGTTTTGGTGATATCTCTCAAGAGATAAATTCCCACTATGAGAGCCGCTTTAACCATACGAAAGCAACcttgaaacttgtatatttCGCCAATATTTGGAGAGGTACGGCAACTGTTGCAGCAGCTATCCTGCTCATCCTCACTTTCATACAGACTATAAGTTCCGTAAAATCGTTATAA
- the LOC118042945 gene encoding UPF0481 protein At3g47200: MDATQRPQDVITVDVHAAKGLIASGHCYLDVRLEKGEFIASASNMESDIEQGRALNMEEDKPSSPNKGKDIDVGSASENMMTGELFAQLDSKVKGLPSQHDYFECCIYRVSKRVQSVQWQAYSPLLISIGPLHRDDKKRQVMENEKLRYYRTFIERVGMDKEKIRDIMSSIQNQEERLRNCYSEEFKLTRKSDFIEMVMLDAVFIIEFMKEYSNNDEGPNRFQPKTILDIREDLILLENQLPFFIIQKIYDEYNRARQDPTAIPFFDLVTSHSKNYTFLKNVETNRSVKNSRHFTDLLRNFMLNGARQPNAVTLRHSAVKLRAAGVVFEVAEDKCLLNITFEKGVLKIPLLEVDYHFERAVRNIIALEQCLYQNEAYVCSYIQFMDHLIDSPEDVGLLVGKGIITHWLGNDAAVSDMINKLCENISDPYTYYDDMCTKMNARRVSFAKILVNHIFETLKLLYCADIWRAKATVGASILLILTLIQTINSFL; the protein is encoded by the exons ATGGATGCCACCCAGAG GCCTCAAGATGTTATCACTGTCGATGTTCATGCGGCCAAAGGTCTCATCGCCTCCGGTCACTGTTATTTGGACGTGAG ACTGGAAAAGGGTGAATTTATCGCAAGTGCTTCCAACATGGAAAGCGATATTGAACAGGGAAGAGCATTAAATATGGAAGAGGATAAGCCAAGTTCTCCAAACAAGGGCAAAGATATTGATGTGGGAAGTGCTTCAGAAAATATGATGACTGGAGAACTTTTTGCACAGCTGGATAGTAAGGTGAAAGGGTTGCCCTCTCAACATGACTATTTTGAGTGCTGTATCTACAGGGTGTCCAAACGGGTTCAAAGCGTACAATGGCAAGCCTACTCTCCACTACTGATTTCAATAGGTCCTCTTCACCGCGACGATAAAAAACGACAGGTCATGGAAAACGAGAAATTGAGATATTACAGAACGTTTATTGAACGGGTTGGGATGGATAAGGAGAAAATAAGAGATATTATGAGCAGCATTCAGAATCAAGAAGAGCGTCTCCGAAACTGTTATTCAGAGGAATTCAAACTAACGAGGAAAAGTGATTTCATAGAGATGGTCATGCTGGATGCTGTCTTCATCATTGAGTTTATGAAGGAATATTCGAATAATGATGAAGGTCCTAACAGGTTCCAGCCTAAAACGATATTGGACATACGAGAAGACTTGATACTACTTGAAAACCAACTACCTTTCTTCATTATTCAGAAAATATATGACGAGTACAATCGTGCTCGCCAAGATCCAACAGCCATTCCTTTTTTCGATCTTGTTACCTCTCATTCTAAAAATTACACGTTCTTAAAAAACGTAGAAACCAACCGGAGTGTAAAGAACAGCAGACATTTCACTGATTTACTGAGAAATTTTATGTTGAATGGAGCCAGGCAGCCGAATGCTGTCACGCTGAGGCATAGTGCTGTCAAGCTTCGCGCGGCAGGAGTCGTGTTTGAGGTCGCCGAAGACAAATGTTTGCTTAACATAACATTTGAGAAAGGAGTGTTGAAAATACCACTCTTGGAAGTTGATTACCACTTCGAACGTGCTGTACGAAATATCATAGCCTTGGAGCAGTGCTTGTACCAGAATGAAGCTTACGTATGCAGTTACATTCAGTTTATGGACCATCTTATCGACAGTCCAGAAGACGTGGGTTTGCTAGTCGGAAAGGGAATCATTACCCACTGGCTAGGTAACGATGCCGCAGTTTCAGATATGATTAACAAGCTTTGCGAAAATATCAGTGACCCTTATACTTATTATGATGATATGTGTACAAAGATGAATGCCCGCCGTGTTAGCTTTGCGAAAATATTAGTGAACCATATCTTCGAAACCTTGAAACTTCTATATTGCGCCGATATTTGGAGAGCTAAGGCAACTGTTGGGGCATCTATCCTGCTGATCCTCACTTTGATACAGACTATAAATTCATTCTTGTAA